From Aedes albopictus strain Foshan chromosome 1, AalbF5, whole genome shotgun sequence, one genomic window encodes:
- the LOC134292269 gene encoding uncharacterized protein LOC134292269, with translation MSEPHTPEVEVEPACNYAACEHPDKAGEFVQCDKCGSWWHFTCAGVTGSIADRAWSCSKCTTTSIISPGGEGSASALARNLTLLRERHEREKKRMELELQRKFLDEQQRLLDISAAEDVGSTGSRVLNDWLNGHEGEEGAVGGTANPPAASQIQPPGIPKEPDAVQVIKDLQAQLAHYQRASVMPPPPQNQLSELNRQLELCRAQLEKLNIPDSRPAAGRPNATSTPPFNDPCVPFNTERPLQLPRLFSQGVVPKHIPRQAVSRPEPVPLDSSVPPAFAELRRPPIAHPVNSSGIEGSNNSVGNPQYRRLGNYVPPIVGPTQQQLAARQSLGRDLPVFSGNPADWPIFISNYNYTTAACGFTDGENMLRLQRCLKGAALESVRSRLVLPAATPQVIETLRMRYGRPELLINALLEKVRSIPAPRSDRLDGLIEFGVAVQSLCDHIEAANEHDHLSNPSLVQELVSKLPADQKLMWAGYKRGVPIVNLKTFSDYMMEVVQDASSVISFEPEVRKPAKKVTSKGFINSHNADVPEEASGPKVAKQRECMVCSKSGHYVKECGIFKAYTVDERWRKVRALGLCQNCLFGHGRRSCRIASRCNVDGCQLRHHSLLHSAQRLTQVVENHTHQLMGSKVLFRIIPVTLHGPAGAIDTFAFLDEGSSLTLIESELANQLGVHGHSRSLCLRWTGNTSRVEHKSQAVTAVISGSSMKQRYTLRDAQTVESLNLPTQTFLFDEALRQFGHLKGLPIQSYHNAKPKILIGVDNLRLAVPLRIKEGLGSDLIATKTRLGWCVYGRQQGKTRSEYSLHICECSCDDKLQDSLKEFYAIEEVGVKPPEAIMSNDDRRAWDLMKTITKRVGNRYETGLLWIKDDIEFPQSYGMAVRRLQCLERRMERNPKLKENLHRQIAEYQEKAYAHKVTPGELSKVDAKKIWFLPIGAVINPKKPDKVRIVLDAAAKVKGMSLNSFLLKGPDQLVSLLAVFFNFRLFAVAVTADIREMFHQLRIRQVDKYAQCFLWRAAPTDEPETYVMDVAIFGAACSPALAQYAKNTNAIEHADRFPRAAQGILKSTYVDDYLDSFGSVEEAKKIATEVRMINEHGGFDLRNWRSNSRAVMEHMGETEVTHEQKICLSEDRRPNASLETERVLGMLWDPSKDELFFCTRMNDETTSLINEGARPTKRQILRCVMSLFDPLGLLSPFVIHGKILVQDLWRAGLEWDEPVGDGAFLRWRKWIDAMEWVATIRIPRCYFALATECTYYNAQLHAFADASPSAYSCAVYLRIVGQDGIVQCTLVAAKAKVAPLKPLSVPRLELQACVLAARLIKFVETNHPIVVAKRFLWTDSRTAYSWIRADPRNYRPFVAHRVGEILETTQSNEWRWLPSEENPADEATKWGSCPYVNADSQWFSSSRIMYQPEEQWPDPAVPHVDIEDEIRPCVLHHVEVHHIIENNIDKRRLRTVGSPSQQELKTAEEAIIRMVQLEAYPDEVAIIGKNSSLPREKQQHLHKSSSIHKLVPFMDECGILRQNSRIAAAEQAAFGLRFPMILPKQHLVTKLIVEHHHRRFRHAFAETVVNELRQTYAIPKLRTLVRLVSRACLICQLKKSRPAVPPMAPLPPARLAAFVRPFSYVGVDYFGPLLVKLGRSNAKRWIALFTCLTVRAIHLEVAFNLSTDSCISCVRRFVCRRGSPIEFISDNGTNFRGADRILRNQINSGLTATFTNSCTKWSFNPPGAPHMGGAWERLVRSVKSGMEGAYSEGKLDDEGLQTLILEIESIVNGRPLTYLPLESAESEALTPNHFLLGSSMGTKVPSVEIPTALQVRGSYDMIQRQLNHFWVRWVKEYLPVIRRQPKWFLETKPVRKGDLVLIADEGSRNGWIRGMVQEVTEGIDGRIRQATVKTSSGILRRPVSKLAVLDVINGSAVSEDVQMHSGEDVDNKSVEMATLVA, from the coding sequence CGCGCGTCTGTGATGCCACCACCGCCTCAAAACCAACTAAGCGAGTTGAATCGTCAGCTAGAACTCTGTAGGGCACAGCTAGAAAAACTCAACATTCCCGATTCGCGCCCAGCTGCAGGAAGGCCGAATGCTACATCTACGCCGCCATTCAACGATCCATGTGTTCCGTTTAATACTGAACGGCCGTTACAGCTGCCACGGTTATTTTCGCAAGGAGTTGTTCCCAAGCATATTCCCCGACAAGCGGTAAGTAGGCCCGAACCAGTACCGCTGGATAGCTCGGTGCCGCCTGCTTTCGCCGAACTGCGGCGCCCTCCGATAGCGCATCCAGTCAATTCAAGCGGCATAGAAGGATCCAACAATTCCGTTGGAAACCCACAGTATCGTAGGCTCGGGAACTACGTACCACCAATTGTAGGACCAACTCAGCAGCAACTCGCGGCTCGTCAATCGCTCGGGCGCGACCTTCCGGTGTTTTCAGGAAACCCCGCTGACTGGCCGATATTTATATCGAACTACAATTACACCACTGCCGCTTGCGGATTCACCGATGGGGAGAATATGCTTCGGTTGCAAAGATGTCTTAAAGGCGCCGCGTTAGAGAGCGTCCGAAGTCGGCTGGTATTGCCAGCAGCAACTCCTCAAGTCATCGAAACGCTCAGGATGCGTTATGGGCGACCAGAACTTTTGATTAACGCTCTACTCGAGAAGGTTCGATCAATCCCGGCGCCGAGATCGGATAGACTGGACGGACTCATCGAGTTCGGCGTAGCGGTACAGTCATTATGTGACCATATAGAGGCTGCTAACGAACACGACCACTTGTCGAACCCGTCACTCGTGCAGGAGCTAGTGTCGAAACTGCCTGCCGATCAAAAACTGATGTGGGCGGGATACAAACGTGGTGTTCCGATAGTAAACTTGAAGACATTCAGCGACTACATGATGGAAGTGGTTCAAGATGCATCCAGCGTGATTTCGTTTGAACCAGAAGTTCGGAAACCAGCTAAGAAGGTCACGTCGAAGGGCTTCATAAATTCACACAATGCTGACGTCCCTGAAGAGGCTTCAGGACCCAAGGTCGCTAAACAAAGAGAATGTATGGTTTGCAGCAAATCGGGTCACTATGTGAAGGAATGTGGTATCTTCAAAGCGTATACTGTCGATGAACGATGGCGCAAGGTTCGAGCCTTAGGATTATGCCAGAATTGCTTGTTCGGGCACGGAAGGCGCTCTTGCCGAATTGCAAGCCGGTGTAATGTCGATGGATGCCAGTTACGTCACCACTCTTTGCTACATTCGGCGCAGCGCCTGACCCAAGTCGTTGAAAACCATACCCACCAGCTGATGGGTTCGAAGGTGCTTTTCCGGATAATTCCGGTAACTTTGCACGGTCCGGCTGGAGCAATAGACACATTTGCCTTTTTGGATGAAGGATCGTCCCTCACTTTGATTGAAAGTGAACTGGCAAACCAACTCGGCGTACATGGACATTCGCGGTCTTTGTGTCTTCGTTGGACTGGCAATACATCTAGAGTCGAACATAAATCCCAAGCAGTGACCGCCGTCATATCCGGAAGTAGCATGAAACAACGCTATACACTGCGGGACGCACAAACGGTGGAATCCCTCAATCTCCCAACGCAAACTTTCCTGTTTGATGAGGCGTTGAGACAATTCGGGCATCTTAAAGGGCTCCCGATACAAAGCTACCATAACGCGAAGCCGAAGATTTTGATAGGCGTTGACAACCTGCGCCTTGCCGTGCCATTGAGGATTAAGGAGGGGCTTGGCTCCGACCTTATCGCAACTAAAACGCGTCTAGGGTGGTGTGTGTATGGTCGTCAACAAGGGAAGACCAGAAGCGAGTATAGTCTACACATATGCGAATGTTCGTGCGATGACAAATTACAGGATTCGCTCAAAGAATTTTACGCCATAGAGGAGGTTGGCGTGAAACCTCCAGAAGCGATAATGTCGAACGACGATCGTCGCGCTTGGGATTTGATGAAAACCATTACCAAGCGCGTTGGAAACCGCTACGAGACGGGTCTTCTTTGGATTAAGGATGACATCGAGTTCCCACAGAGCTACGGAATGGCAGTTAGAAGACTTCAATGTTTAGAGCGACGGATGGAGCGAAATCCCAAACTAAAGGAGAACCTACATCGACAGATCGCTGAATACCAGGAGAAGGCATATGCTCACAAGGTCACGCCAGGAGAACTCAGCAAAGTGGATGCAAAGAAGATATGGTTTCTTCCTATCGGCGCCGTAATCAACCCCAAAAAACCGGACAAGGTCCGAATCGTTCTGGATGCCGCGGCTAAAGTGAAGGGTATGTCGCTCAACAGCTTTCTTCTAAAGGGTCCTGATCAGTTAGTTTCCCTTCTTGCTGTTTTCTTCAATTTCCGTCTCTTTGCTGTAGCGGTTACAGCAGATATTCGGGAAATGTTCCACCAGCTGCGAATACGCCAGGTGGACAAATATGCGCAATGCTTTCTATGGCGAGCAGCGCCTACAGACGAGCCGGAAACATATGTAATGGACGTGGCTATATTTGGGGCCGCCTGCTCACCAGCATTGGCCCAGTATGCCAAGAACACGAACGCCATAGAACACGCTGACAGATTCCCAAGAGCTGCTCAAGGGATTCTCAAAAGTACGTACGTTGACGACTACTTGGACAGCTTTGGGAGCGTCGAAGAAGCGAAAAAGATCGCCACGGAAGTCCGGATGATCAACGAACACGGAGGTTTTGATTTGCGCAACTGGAGATCCAATAGTCGAGCTGTCATGGAGCACATGGGGGAAACCGAAGTAACCCATGAACAGAAAATATGTCTGTCCGAAGATCGACGACCGAATGCCAGTCTGGAAACTGAGCGGGTGCTGGGGATGTTATGGGACCCGTCGAAGGACGAACTGTTTTTCTGCACACGTATGAACGACGAAACGACGAGCTTGATCAACGAAGGTGCCAGGCCGACAAAGCGACAAATTTTGCGATGCGTAATGTCACTTTTCGACCCTCTTGGCCTGCTTTCTCCATTCGTAATACATGGAAAGATCCTCGTACAAGACCTGTGGAGAGCCGGGTTAGAATGGGATGAACCAGTAGGAGATGGGGCGTTTCTACGTTGGCGTAAGTGGATCGATGCGATGGAATGGGTGGCAACTATACGAATTCCACGCTGTTACTTCGCCCTCGCAACCGAGTGCACCTATTACAATGCACAGTTGCACGCGTTCGCAGATGCGAGTCCGTCCGCTTACTCGTGCGCCGTATATTTGAGAATTGTCGGGCAAGATGGTATTGTACAATGCACGTTGGTAGCCGCGAAAGCGAAGGTGGCACCGTTAAAGCCACTTTCCGTTCCGAGACTTGAGCTCCAAGCGTGCGTTCTTGCTGCTCGTCTAATAAAGTTCGTCGAAACGAACCATCCAATCGTTGTCGCTAAAAGATTTTTGTGGACTGATTCTCGAACGGCGTATTCTTGGATTAGAGCAGACCCCCGTAATTATCGACCTTTCGTTGCTCATCGAGTAGGTGAAATTTTGGAAACGACGCAAAGTAACGAATGGCGATGGCTTCCGTCAGAAGAAAATCCGGCCGACGAAGCCACGAAGTGGGGAAGCTGTCCCTACGTCAACGCGGACAGTCAATGGTTCAGCAGTTCCCGGATAATGTACCAGCCTGAAGAACAATGGCCAGACCCTGCGGTGCCCCACGTCGACATTGAGGATGAAATTCGTCCTTGTGTACTGCACCATGTCGAGGTTCATCACATCATAGAGAATAACATCGACAAGCGGCGCTTGAGGACGGTCGGATCaccatcgcagcaggagttgaaaACCGCTGAAGAAGCGATTATAAGGATGGTACAGCTTGAAGCCTATCCCGATGAGGTGGCTATAATCGGGAAAAATAGTTCGCTGCCAAGGGAAAAGCAACAGCATTTACACAAATCCAGCTCGATACATAAGTTAGTGCCCTTTATGGACGAATGTGGCATCCTTCGGCAAAACAGCAGAATAGCCGCCGCTGAACAAGCCGCCTTCGGACTTCGCTTCCCTATGATCTTGCCGAAACAACACCTCGTCACCAAACTGATAGTTGAACATCACCACCGCCGCTTCAGGCATGCCTTTGCCGAGACAGTGGTAAACGAACTCCGCCAAACCTACGCTATACCCAAGTTACGAACCTTAGTGCGTCTCGTGTCACGGGCGTGCCTAATCTGTCAGCTGAAAAAATCTCGCCCCGCCGTCCCTCCTATGGCTCCTTTGCCACCAGCGAGACTAGCTGCTTTCGTACGCCCCTTTAGTTACGTGGGCGTAGACTATTTTGGCCCTCTACTTGTAAAGCTTGGGAGGTCAAATGCCAAAAGATGGATTGCTTTATTCACATGCTTAACCGTGAGAGCAATCCACCTTGAAGTAGCTTTCAACTTATCGACGGACTCCTGCATCTCGTGTGTCCGACGCTTTGTGTGCCGTAGAGGTTCGCCGATCGAGTTCATTTCCGATAACGGCACGAATTTTCGCGGTGCGGACCGAATATTGCGTAATCAGATCAATAGTGGACTAACGGCTACCTTCACTAATTCATGTACCAAATGGAGCTTCAATCCACCAGGGGCGCCCCACATGGGCGGCGCCTGGGAAAGGCTGGTACGCTCAGTGAAATCGGGAATGGAAGGCGCTTACTCGGAGGGCAAACTAGACGACGAAGGGCTCCAGACTCTGATCCTTGAGATCGAAAGCATTGTCAACGGAAGACCGTTGACTTATCTACCGCTCGAATCAGCAGAATCGGAAGCCCTCACTCCTAATCATTTTTTGTTGGGCAGTTCCATGGGGACTAAGGTACCTTCGGTGGAAATACCAACTGCGCTACAAGTGCGGGGTTCCTACGATATGATTCAGCGCCAATTGAACCATTTTTGGGTGCGCTGGGTGAAAGAGTATCTGCCGGTGATCAGAAGGCAACCAAAGTGGTTTTTGGAAACCAAGCCTGTACGGAAGGGTGATCTAGTACTTATCGCCGACGAAGGATCAAGAAATGGCTGGATACGAGGAATGGTCCAAGAGGTTACGGAGGGCATCGATGGACGAATACGCCAAGCGACGGTGAAGACTTCGAGCGGAATCCTACGTAGGCCAGTATCGAAACTCGCCGTTTTGGATGTAATCAACGGAAGTGCAGTCTCGGAGGATGTCCAGATGCACTCGGGGGAGGATGTGGACAACAAATCCGTCGAGATGGCCACCCTGGTCGCATAA